Below is a window of Methanocaldococcus jannaschii DSM 2661 DNA.
CCTCAGCAATCTCTGCCAAGCCTTTTATGGTCTCCTTATCATAGACTTTTCCAGTAGGATTTGATGGAGAGTTAAATATTATTAGCTTTGTTTTTTTAGTTATTGATTCTTTAACTTTCTCTAAATCAATATTAAAGTTTTCATCTAAATCTATATTCTTAATCTTACCCTCAGCAAACTCTGTTAGTGAAAAATAAGACACAAAAGATGGATTTGGAATTAAAACCTCATCCCCTCTGTCAATCAAAGTCATAATAGATAACATTAACGCCTCTGAAGCTCCACAGGTAACAATAATATTGTCCTTATCAACGTCTAAGTTGTAATCATCCTTTAACTTATTGCTTATCTCCTCTCTAAGCTCTGGAATTCCATTGTTTGGAGAGTAGTGAGTTTTCCCCTCATCTAAAGCCCTTTTTGCAGCCTCAATGATATGCTTTGGAGTGTCAAAATCTGGCTCTCCTATTCCTAAATTTATGCAATCAGATGTAGCTAAGTTAAATATCTCCCTAATTGCTGATGGTTTTATATTTTTGCATCTACTGCTTATCATTCTCTCACATCCTCAAAGTATAGCTTTTTATAAAGCTCTATAGCCTTAATCTTTGCAGTTTCTGATGGCTCATCAATTAGGTTAGAGTTTTTATAGCTCTCATCTAACAATACACCCAACTCATAAAAATAGCTTTTTATTTTCTTCTTATAACTCTCATCAACTGGCTTTTTATTTACTTTACATTCAAAAAGATAGCTCACAATATCCTCATCGTAGCAATCTAAGCATCTAAATGAGCTAAAATCTGATTTAAATTCTCCACTCTCTAAGCATAAAATACCTTGATAATAAGCTCTCAAAATATATAAAAGTGTCTTTGGATTGTTATAACTTTCTTTCTCACACAATTTTTGTAGAGGTTTGGCAAATCCCTTCCAATGATGATATAGCTTTTTGCAAATGCAATTATAAGCTATCCCTTTAACATCTTCATGATACTTCGATGAATACAAAACCTTATCAGATAAGGCTATCTCAATAAAGTTAGCATTTGGCTTTAATAACTCTCTTAAAAACTTTCCAAGCTCAAAGCTAACAAAATCACACTTTCCAAACATTTTATTTATAACTTCTTCTTCCTTGCTTTTATATAGGCAGTTCTTAATAAATAGCTCTCTATCCAAGATATGAGCGCCTCTGATATCTACATCACTTGGATTTGGAATCCCATACAAATCACTGCCAGAGATAACGACGAATATTGGAACTTCCATAAATATCTCCATGCTATTGGATTTTTAATATCTCCAAAATTATTAGAAATTCTAATTGGTAGTATTTTATAATAGGACTTATGTAATTTTTTATATAATTTTTTATAATTGGTATTTTGATGCTCTATTAATGGGTGGTTGTCCAATTAGAGAAACATTGAGAACTGATTATGGAGAATATTTAGCGTTTAGTTAATTAAAGGTTTATTTGGATTGTTTGTTGACGCATTGATTGGATATATTATATTTAGTGCTACTGGAAATATTTCAGCGTTCCCATGGTTTGTTGATAATGGTTTTCACCAATCCCAGGAGACCCATTAGGCAATTATTGGAGGTTTTGGAGTTGGATTCTTTTCAGTTGTTCAAGGGGGCTGTCCTCTAAGGAATTATATTATGGCTGCTGAAGGAAACAAAACAGCTATAGCCTATCTATTTGGATTAGCTGTTGGGGCAGTAATATTCCATAAAATAGTTGCTTCAACGGTTAAGGCAATCATGACTTAAACTTTTTAATTTAAATTTTTATCTCTATAAGATATGAAAATTTTTGATATATTGTAAAGTTATTTAAAACTAAGACCAGAAAATACAAGATGTCCAAATCTAAATGTTCGTAAAATTTTGTGTGGATGATATTAGCTTTTTTAATATCCAGTTAGTAATTAAATTTTTTACCAATAACTTTATATACTCCTATTTTGAGAAAAACCAGTGATTTTATCAGAGTTAGATTATTAAAAATAATAATTGTACTTTATTTATATATTCTCATAAGGTATTGAATATCAAAAGTCATCAACTTTCCTTAAAAATTTATTTCTCTTAACATTCTATTAAATTGTGAGAGTATGAAAGGAAAAAGAATAGCCATTGTTTCTCATCGCATATTAAATCAAAATAGTGTTGTTAATGGGTTGGAAAGGGCTGAAGGAGCTTTTAATGAAGTTGTTGAGATTCTTTTAAAGAATAATTATGGAATAATACAACTTCCATGTCCAGAGTTGATTTATTTGGGAATTGATAGAGAAGGAAAAACAAAAGAGGAATATGACACAAAGGAATACAGAGAACTTTGCAAAAAACTTTTGGAACCAATAATCAAATATCTGCAAGAATATAAAAAAGACAACTATAAATTTATCTTAATTGGGATAGAAAACTCTACAACTTGTGATATTTTTAAAAATAGAGGAATTTTGATGGAAGAATTTTTTAAAGAGGTTGAAAAATTAAATATCATCATTAAAGCAATAGAATATCCAAAAAATGAAAAAGATTACAATAAATTTGTAAAAACTTTAGAGAAGATGATAAAATGATTTTAGGGATAGATGTTGGATCTACAACAACGAAGATGGTTCTAATGGAAGATAGCAAGATAATTTGGTATAAGATAGAGGATATTGGAGTTGTTATTGAGGAAGATATTTTATTAAAAATGGTTAAGGAGATTGAACAAAAATATCCAATAGATAAAATCGTTGCAACTGGATATGGAAGGCATAAGGTTAGTTTTGCAGATAAGATAGTTCCAGAAGTTATTGCATTGGGAAAAGGAGCTAACTATTTCTTTAACGAGGCAGATGGAGTTATAGACATTGGAGGGCAAGATACAAAGGTCTTAAAGATTGATAAAAACGGAAAAGTTGTTGATTTTATCCTATCAGATAAATGTGCCGCTGGAACTGGAAAATTCTTAGAAAAGGCATTAGATATTTTAAAAATTGATAAAAATGAGATAAATAAATACAAATCAGATAATATCGCTAAAATATCTTCAATGTGTGCTGTCTTTGCTGAAAGTGAGATAATAAGCTTACTATCAAAAAAAGTTCCAAAGGAAGGCATTTTAATGGGCGTCTATGAGAGTATAATAAATAGGGTTATCCCAATGACCAATAGGCTTAAAATTCAAAACATAGTGTTTAGTGGAGGAGTTGCTAAAAATAAGGTTTTGGTTGAGATGTTTGAGAAAAAATTGAATAAAAAACTACTAATTCCAAAAGAACCACAGATTGTTTGCTGTGTTGGAGCTATATTGGTTTAATTTACCTCTCAATATTAAATAGTGGTGGCAAACTGTTATCTACTCCCGGGATATAGCCTAATGTGTCTCTTATTTTTAGCTGCATTCTATGGAATATGTAAGCTAAAGGAATATCCATTGGGCATGCATCTTCACACTGCCCACAGTTTATACAACTTTGGGATATATGGCTCAATCTAATCCCTTGGAATATTAATGGATTTGGTGGGATTTTACCTTTTTCTTCAATGTAATCTTTTTCTAAACTACATTCAACACAGAAACATAAAGGGCAGTTATCCCTACAACCGTAGCATTTTATACATCGATTCCAATATTTTTTCCATTTTTCTAAGCTTGGATACTCTTCCTCTAAATGCTTCTTTTGGAATTTTTTAGCCAACTTTATCATTATACTTTCAATTTTCTCCCTAACTTGTATTGCCTTCTCTGAAGGTTGTTTAATTTTAATATAACCATCTTTCTCAGCATCTTCAACTAATTTTCTCCCTCTCTCTGAACAGATTTCAACAAATGTCCAACCCTTTTCAGCCCCCCAATTCCCGCAGGCTAAATCTGCCATCCTTGGAATCATTATTTCGCATCTTTGGCAATTTTTCCTCCTACCAAAGCCTTTCTCCTCCAATTCTTCTATTTTTACAGCCTTATGCTCCCCATTCTTTAATTCGATAATAAACTTACCCTTATCAATCTCTTCCTTAACAACATCT
It encodes the following:
- a CDS encoding nucleotidyltransferase domain-containing protein yields the protein MEVPIFVVISGSDLYGIPNPSDVDIRGAHILDRELFIKNCLYKSKEEEVINKMFGKCDFVSFELGKFLRELLKPNANFIEIALSDKVLYSSKYHEDVKGIAYNCICKKLYHHWKGFAKPLQKLCEKESYNNPKTLLYILRAYYQGILCLESGEFKSDFSSFRCLDCYDEDIVSYLFECKVNKKPVDESYKKKIKSYFYELGVLLDESYKNSNLIDEPSETAKIKAIELYKKLYFEDVRE
- a CDS encoding CD3072 family TudS-related putative desulfidase encodes the protein MKGKRIAIVSHRILNQNSVVNGLERAEGAFNEVVEILLKNNYGIIQLPCPELIYLGIDREGKTKEEYDTKEYRELCKKLLEPIIKYLQEYKKDNYKFILIGIENSTTCDIFKNRGILMEEFFKEVEKLNIIIKAIEYPKNEKDYNKFVKTLEKMIK
- a CDS encoding acyl-CoA dehydratase activase, with product MILGIDVGSTTTKMVLMEDSKIIWYKIEDIGVVIEEDILLKMVKEIEQKYPIDKIVATGYGRHKVSFADKIVPEVIALGKGANYFFNEADGVIDIGGQDTKVLKIDKNGKVVDFILSDKCAAGTGKFLEKALDILKIDKNEINKYKSDNIAKISSMCAVFAESEIISLLSKKVPKEGILMGVYESIINRVIPMTNRLKIQNIVFSGGVAKNKVLVEMFEKKLNKKLLIPKEPQIVCCVGAILV
- a CDS encoding Coenzyme F420 hydrogenase/dehydrogenase, beta subunit C-terminal domain, which translates into the protein MKYVLIQATDNGILRRAECGGAVTALFKYLLDKKLVDGVLALKRGEDVYDGIPTFITNSNELVETAGSLHCAPTNFGKLIAKYLADKKIAVPAKPCDAMAIRELAKLNQINLDNVYMIGLNCGGTISPITAMKMIELFYEVNPLDVVKEEIDKGKFIIELKNGEHKAVKIEELEEKGFGRRKNCQRCEIMIPRMADLACGNWGAEKGWTFVEICSERGRKLVEDAEKDGYIKIKQPSEKAIQVREKIESIMIKLAKKFQKKHLEEEYPSLEKWKKYWNRCIKCYGCRDNCPLCFCVECSLEKDYIEEKGKIPPNPLIFQGIRLSHISQSCINCGQCEDACPMDIPLAYIFHRMQLKIRDTLGYIPGVDNSLPPLFNIER